The Algoriphagus halophilus genome window below encodes:
- the uvrA gene encoding excinuclease ABC subunit UvrA has protein sequence MTLSTLSSKIDIDSFDPKNFIIIKNARVNNLKSLSVAIPRNKLIVVTGLSGSGKSSLAFDTLFAEGQRMYVESLSSYARQFLGRMEKPDVEYIKGVAPAIAIQQKVNTKNPRSTVGTTTEIYDYLKLLFSRVGKTFSPISGNEVKHHTVTDIVDFIQSFEEGTKVMISCPLQIQRGRKIEQELELLLQKGYTRILIDEEVYFVEDLLGEKSVPKGTYEILIDRASVIQNDEDNQFRLADSVQTALFEGHGDCKITIPGKETRTFSDRFELDGMSFEIPSVNFFSFNNPYGACRTCEGFGNVLGIDPDLVIPDKEMSVFEGAIAPWRGETSRSWLEPLLKKGIEFDFPIHRSYSELTEKEQNLIWKGNKYFKGLDAFFKDLESKTHKIQYRVMLSRFRGRTTCPDCQGTRLRKDASYVKINGKSIIDLVLMPIDEALAFFQKLDLPAHQAKIANRLLKEIQSRLEYMDQVGLGYLTLNRLTSTLSGGEYQRIKLATSLGSALVGSMYILDEPSIGLHPRDTDRLIGVLKSLRDLGNTVIVVEHEEKVMKAADQIIDIGPDAGVNGGELLFQGPIQDLMASAQTYTAKYLRGEELIFEKEGNRKWKDSIIVKGARENNLKNLTVKFPLKTLTVVTGVSGSGKSTLVKKVLYPALGKMLGTVIDESGKYDKIDGDYRSVSQIEFVDQNPIGKSSRSNPVTYVKAYDAIRSLYSDQAISKQRGYKPAFFSFNVDGGRCEACAGEGTTTVEMQFMADIHLTCESCKGKRFKNEILDVKYKDKDIAEVLDMTIDEAIEFFQGKTQIVNKLLPLQEVGLGYIGMGQSSNTLSGGEAQRVKLASFLGKGGSKSNEHILFIFDEPTTGLHFHDIKKLLHSINALIDQGHSVIIIEHNTEVIKSADWVIDLGPEGGNKGGYLTFEGTPEDMMKEQNNYTAKYLREAFS, from the coding sequence ATGACTTTGAGCACTTTATCCTCCAAAATCGACATTGATTCTTTTGACCCTAAGAATTTTATTATTATAAAAAATGCGAGGGTCAATAACTTAAAAAGTCTAAGTGTCGCCATTCCACGAAATAAATTGATTGTTGTGACTGGGCTTTCCGGCTCTGGAAAATCATCTCTGGCCTTCGATACACTTTTTGCTGAAGGACAACGCATGTACGTGGAAAGCCTTTCTTCCTATGCAAGGCAGTTTTTGGGAAGGATGGAAAAACCCGATGTAGAATACATCAAAGGGGTAGCTCCGGCCATAGCGATCCAACAAAAGGTCAATACGAAAAATCCTCGCTCTACGGTAGGAACGACCACTGAAATCTACGATTACCTCAAGTTACTTTTCTCCAGAGTTGGAAAAACCTTTTCCCCTATATCCGGAAATGAAGTAAAACACCATACGGTAACAGACATTGTAGACTTTATCCAATCTTTTGAAGAAGGCACCAAAGTCATGATTTCCTGCCCGCTTCAGATTCAAAGAGGTAGAAAAATCGAGCAGGAACTGGAGCTTTTGCTTCAAAAAGGATATACCCGAATTTTGATTGATGAAGAGGTATATTTTGTAGAAGACCTATTAGGAGAGAAAAGTGTACCCAAGGGAACCTATGAAATCTTAATTGATCGAGCTTCTGTCATCCAAAATGATGAAGACAATCAATTCAGATTAGCAGATTCCGTTCAAACGGCATTATTTGAAGGCCATGGAGACTGTAAAATCACGATTCCCGGAAAAGAAACCCGTACTTTTTCGGATCGTTTCGAGCTGGATGGGATGTCATTCGAAATTCCCTCAGTCAATTTTTTCTCATTCAATAACCCTTATGGTGCTTGCAGAACCTGTGAAGGATTTGGCAATGTGTTAGGAATAGATCCTGACTTGGTGATTCCAGACAAAGAAATGTCGGTATTTGAAGGAGCCATTGCACCATGGAGAGGAGAAACCTCTAGAAGTTGGTTAGAGCCATTGCTGAAAAAAGGAATTGAATTCGATTTCCCTATTCACAGATCATATAGTGAATTGACAGAAAAGGAGCAAAACCTGATCTGGAAAGGGAACAAGTATTTCAAAGGCTTGGATGCCTTCTTCAAAGACCTAGAATCCAAAACCCACAAAATCCAGTACCGAGTGATGCTTTCACGATTCCGTGGCAGAACGACCTGTCCGGATTGCCAGGGAACCCGCCTTCGAAAGGATGCTTCTTATGTAAAGATTAATGGAAAATCCATAATTGATTTGGTATTGATGCCCATTGATGAAGCTTTGGCATTTTTCCAGAAATTGGATTTACCGGCACATCAGGCAAAAATCGCCAATCGTCTACTAAAGGAAATCCAAAGTCGATTGGAATACATGGATCAAGTAGGATTGGGCTATTTGACCCTAAATAGACTGACCTCTACCCTTTCCGGTGGAGAATACCAACGAATCAAACTGGCAACTTCTTTGGGATCTGCTTTGGTAGGTTCCATGTATATTTTGGATGAACCAAGCATTGGTCTACATCCTCGGGACACCGATCGCTTGATTGGTGTCTTAAAATCCCTTCGTGATTTAGGCAATACCGTCATTGTGGTAGAACATGAGGAGAAGGTGATGAAAGCCGCAGATCAAATTATAGATATTGGTCCGGATGCAGGCGTCAACGGAGGAGAGCTGTTATTTCAAGGCCCTATTCAAGATTTGATGGCATCTGCTCAAACTTATACAGCTAAATACCTTCGTGGAGAAGAATTGATATTCGAGAAGGAGGGAAATAGAAAATGGAAAGACAGCATTATCGTCAAAGGCGCAAGAGAGAACAACCTAAAAAACCTGACCGTCAAATTCCCATTGAAAACCTTGACGGTGGTAACTGGTGTTTCCGGTTCCGGAAAATCAACTTTGGTAAAGAAAGTCTTGTATCCTGCCTTAGGGAAAATGCTGGGCACTGTGATTGATGAGAGTGGGAAGTATGATAAGATCGATGGGGACTATAGATCTGTTTCCCAAATTGAATTCGTGGATCAAAACCCAATCGGAAAATCCTCGAGGTCTAACCCGGTAACGTATGTAAAGGCATATGATGCCATCCGGTCCTTGTATTCGGACCAGGCCATCTCTAAACAGAGAGGCTACAAACCTGCCTTTTTCTCTTTCAATGTGGATGGTGGAAGATGTGAAGCCTGTGCGGGTGAAGGTACTACTACTGTAGAAATGCAGTTTATGGCAGATATTCATCTGACATGCGAATCCTGTAAAGGAAAACGCTTCAAAAATGAAATCTTGGATGTAAAATACAAGGATAAAGACATTGCCGAGGTGCTGGACATGACCATTGATGAAGCCATTGAGTTCTTCCAAGGCAAAACTCAAATTGTCAACAAACTACTTCCTCTTCAGGAGGTGGGTCTAGGCTACATTGGGATGGGACAAAGCTCCAACACCCTATCCGGTGGAGAGGCCCAGCGAGTGAAACTGGCCTCCTTTTTAGGGAAGGGTGGAAGTAAATCCAATGAGCACATCCTCTTCATTTTTGATGAGCCGACTACTGGCCTGCATTTCCATGACATCAAAAAATTACTCCATTCCATCAATGCCTTGATTGATCAGGGGCATTCGGTGATTATCATTGAGCATAATACTGAAGTAATCAAATCAGCGGATTGGGTGATTGATCTTGGTCCTGAAGGAGGAAACAAAGGTGGTTATTTGACCTTTGAAGGCACTCCAGAAGATATGATGAAGGAACAAAACAACTATACTGCGAAGTATTTGCGAGAGGCTTTTTCTTAA
- a CDS encoding MBL fold metallo-hydrolase translates to MYFQHVYDKTLAQASYFIGCQAKGEAIVIDPQRDMDVYLAIAKQNNMKITHITETHIHADFLSGARELAAVTGAKMYLSDEGPAEWQYEFPHEGLKHGDKIKVGNLTLEVLHTPGHTPESISFLLTDHPATDKPVMVFTGDFVFVGDVGRPDLLEKAAGIVGTQEKGAKQMYESIQRFAELPDYVQVWPGHGAGSACGKALGSVPSSTVGYEKVRNWAFQFATDENGFVDYLLDGQPEPPKYFAMMKHLNKVDRPLLVEVPKHPKLSKEQFLSAYQDGLKVIDTRNKVDFAKGFLPGSINIQGNNSFATWAGWLLNYQEQFILVAEESQMDDLTRKLMRIGLDNIYGFVESVEDLGIELQSSEVIGLEEFKSMVGKEDVQIVDVRNTTEFKQGHVKGAEHVFVGTLGDNLDKINQDKQVVIHCQSGDRAAIAYSLLRRNGFENVKNYSAGMKEWKEAGQETVTNELVNI, encoded by the coding sequence TTGTAATAGATCCTCAGCGAGACATGGATGTTTATTTGGCAATTGCCAAGCAGAATAATATGAAAATCACTCATATTACTGAGACCCACATCCACGCAGACTTCTTGAGTGGAGCACGTGAATTGGCTGCAGTAACGGGCGCTAAAATGTATCTTTCCGATGAAGGACCTGCTGAATGGCAATACGAATTCCCGCATGAAGGATTAAAGCATGGAGATAAAATCAAGGTAGGTAACTTGACTTTAGAGGTATTGCATACACCAGGCCATACCCCAGAAAGTATCAGTTTCTTATTGACCGATCACCCTGCTACAGATAAACCTGTGATGGTATTTACTGGAGACTTTGTCTTTGTGGGAGATGTAGGAAGGCCGGATTTATTGGAAAAAGCTGCTGGTATCGTAGGTACCCAAGAAAAAGGTGCCAAGCAAATGTATGAATCCATCCAGCGATTTGCGGAGCTTCCCGATTATGTGCAGGTATGGCCAGGTCATGGAGCAGGTTCTGCCTGTGGAAAAGCACTAGGCTCTGTTCCAAGTTCTACTGTAGGATACGAAAAAGTAAGAAACTGGGCATTTCAATTTGCAACTGATGAGAATGGTTTCGTTGATTACTTATTGGACGGTCAACCAGAGCCACCAAAGTATTTTGCAATGATGAAACACCTCAATAAAGTAGATAGACCTTTGTTGGTGGAAGTTCCAAAGCATCCAAAATTATCAAAAGAGCAATTTCTATCCGCTTACCAAGATGGGTTGAAAGTTATAGATACTAGAAACAAAGTGGATTTTGCCAAAGGGTTCTTACCTGGTAGCATTAATATCCAAGGAAATAACTCCTTTGCTACTTGGGCCGGTTGGTTGTTGAACTATCAGGAGCAGTTTATTCTGGTGGCAGAAGAGAGCCAAATGGATGATTTGACCAGAAAATTGATGCGAATCGGTTTGGACAACATCTATGGATTTGTGGAATCTGTAGAGGATTTGGGAATTGAACTTCAGAGCTCAGAGGTGATTGGATTGGAAGAATTCAAGTCCATGGTAGGCAAAGAGGATGTCCAAATTGTGGATGTTAGAAATACTACAGAGTTTAAGCAAGGACATGTGAAAGGAGCAGAGCACGTATTTGTTGGAACTCTTGGAGACAACTTAGATAAGATCAATCAGGATAAGCAAGTGGTGATCCATTGTCAAAGTGGAGATCGGGCAGCGATTGCCTATTCTCTTCTTAGAAGAAATGGATTTGAAAACGTGAAAAACTATTCCGCCGGAATGAAGGAATGGAAAGAGGCTGGACAGGAAACTGTCACCAATGAATTAGTAAACATTTAA
- a CDS encoding rhodanese-like domain-containing protein, with amino-acid sequence MGFFSAIFGTTDNTQLVEAIKEGAFLVDVRTPGEFASGSVKGAVNIPLDRIASQLAQFKNKKNVVVFCRSGNRSGQAQSILQHHGISNVIDGGTVGNVKECVG; translated from the coding sequence ATGGGTTTTTTCTCAGCAATATTCGGAACGACGGACAACACTCAATTAGTGGAAGCCATCAAGGAAGGGGCATTTCTAGTGGATGTAAGAACTCCAGGAGAGTTTGCTTCAGGTAGTGTCAAAGGAGCGGTGAATATCCCTTTGGATAGAATTGCTAGCCAATTGGCACAATTTAAAAACAAAAAGAACGTAGTGGTGTTTTGTAGAAGTGGAAACCGAAGCGGACAAGCTCAAAGTATTTTACAACATCATGGGATTTCAAATGTCATTGATGGAGGTACCGTGGGTAATGTCAAAGAGTGTGTAGGTTAA